One genomic region from Cryptococcus gattii WM276 chromosome C, complete sequence encodes:
- a CDS encoding uncharacterized protein (Similar to TIGR gene model, INSD accession AAW42608.1), protein MVSMPGISSLGHLSPENSLEQIHIATVNVRNGHQWSPPADPKNVFAEKPWSERKSRLVDALLSTGPLDILGCQEVFHDQLEDLQKLLGETYSHVGSGRDDGKQGGEYSPIFFNRTKFELVRWSTMWLSPTPNVPGSKGWDAALPRIATLLTLRYKDEDKGGELVHAVNTHYDHLGVRARAESSLLIRSAIWHWVHDVEQKEKPPVAAPVVFFGDFNSPSHEDGYKNITSLHPLPSGQPSFTFLDSFTNLLTTSSSSSPSSPIIPLQTRPYGPHLTYTDFAPPGARNATRIDFVMLGAEVDDDDPAKRGKARGGWTIVRYACVDNWVEADAEGWNGRWSDHRAVRVTIAKRKA, encoded by the exons ATGGTAAGCATGCCAGGGATTAGCAGCCTGGGGCATCTTTCCCCAGAAAACTCTCTTGAACAGATCCACATCGCTACCGTAAACGT GCGGAACGGCCACCAGTGGTCGCCCCCGGCTGATCCCAAGAACGTATTCGCCGAGAAACCATGGTCGGAACGTAAATCCCGTTTGGTCGATGCGCTTCTATCCACAGGCCCACTCGATATCCTCGGTTGCCAG GAAGTCTTTCATGATCAGCTTGAAGACTTGCAGAAACTGTTGGGCGAAACATACTCGCACGTAGGTTCAGGCCGCGATGATGGCAAGCAAGGCGGGGAGTATAGTCCCATTTTTTTCAATCGTACCAAATTCGAACTGGTACGATGGAGTACAATGTGGTTATCCCCTACACCCAACGTTCCCGGATCCAAGGGCTGGGATGCC GCTTTACCTCGTATCGCGACTCTCCTGACTCTCCGCTATAAAGACGAGGACAAAGGTGGCGAGTTGGTTCATGCGGTCAATACTCATTATGATCACTTGGGAGTCAGAGCTAGAGCAGAAAGTAGTCTCTTGATCAGATCTGCAATCTGGCATTGGGTACATGATGTCGAGCAAAAGGAGAAGCCACCTGTGGCGGCACCGGTAGTCTTCTTTGGTGATTTCA ACTCACCATCGCACGAGGATGGTTACAAGAATATAACCTCCCTTCATCCTTTACCCTCTGGCCAACCATCATTTACTTTTCTCGACAGTTTCACAAACCTTCTTaccacctcttcttcttcatccccctcctcccccaTCATCCCCCTCCAAACTCGTCCTTACGGGCCCCATCTGACATACACAGATTTCGCCCCTCCCGGTGCTCGAAACGCCACACGAATCGATTTCGTCATGCTTGGTGCAGAGGTGGACGACGATGATCCCGCGAAACGAGGGAAGGCAAGAGGTGGATGGACGATTGTGAGGTATGCTTGTGTGGATAATTGGGTGGAGGCTGATGCGGAGGGTTGGAATGGGAGATGGAGTGATCATAGAGCTGTAAGAGTTACGATCGCTAAGCGGAAAGCGTGA
- a CDS encoding Protein-arginine N-methyltransferase, putative (Similar to TIGR gene model, INSD accession AAW42607.1) produces MSSGEVEKKVVVKGQEGVDEALKEETKEQVNDESSLVKDHDFYFNFYSSLQNQANMIGDVARTGTYRKAILGNAAVAFAGKTVLDVGAGSGILSYMSAQAGANQVIALEASSMAEKIEIMVKAANSGRINPHLKDRIRIVRGMVENKKVQEQVLQSGKVDTIVSEPIGVMLLHERMVESFILARDLFLKPGGQLLPSAGHIFFCPFSDEGLYNETDQKAQFFNNTLFGTDFSELYNAAREEVFAQPVVGMFPPTSLISTACAPKSFDFYTCANDDLLEFTIPIDFIVSRTSLVHGLASWFDLDFQPRPAPGGVEGDVNWDFPVVPSASLGGNAWQWMTQQEQPLNPGPTPAPPADGLTVTLSTGPNGESQLACVLGDLSVDVWCLGTVPRTHWQQARLLLPEPLAVNKGERLTGSIHFKVNDARSYDLTLDLEVDRPGGAEWDRNPLKRRATYALQQQCFNYSYNPDANMGALGFGGMAA; encoded by the exons ATGTCAAGCGGGGaggttgagaagaaggtAGTAGTCAAAGGTCAAGAGGGTGTTGATGAGGCCCTAAAGGAGGAGACGAAGGAACAAGTGAATGA TGAAAGCTCCCTAGTGAAGGATCATGACTTTTATTTCAACTTTTATTCATCTCTCCAGAACCA AGCAAACATGATTGGCGATGTCGCACGTACGGGAACGTATAGGAAAGCTATCCTTGGTAATGCAGCGGTAGCGTTTGCGGGAAAGACTGTGCTCGATGTCGGTGCTG GTTCTGGGATCTTGTCGTACATGTCTGCTCAAGCAGGTGCCAATCAAGTGATCGCTCTTGAAGCTTCCTCTATGGCTGAAAAGATTGAAATT ATGGTCAAAGCTGCCAACAGCGGTAGGATAAACCCTCATCTCAAAGACCGTATACGTATTGTTCGGGGTATGGTGGAGAATAAAAAAGTGCAAGAACAAGTGTTGCAGAGTGGGAAAGTCGATACGATCGTATCGGAACCTATCGGTGTGATGCTTTTGCACGAGCGAATG GTCGAATCATTCATTCTCGCGCGTGATCTTTTCCTCAAACCTGGAGGCCAGCTCTTACCCTCCGCCGGACACATCTTTTTCTGCCCATTTTCAGACGAGGGTCTTTATAATGAAACTGATCAAAAGGCGCAGTTTTTCAACAATACCCTTTTTG GAACCGACTTTTCTGAATTATACAATGCTGCTAGAGAAGAGGTATTCG CCCAACCCGTGGTCGGGATGTTCCCGCCTACGAGCCTGATATCCACCGCCTGCGCCCCCAAATCATTCGATTTCTACACTTGCGCCAACGACGATCTCCTCGAATTCACCATCCCCATCGACTTTATCGTGTCCCGTACCTCGCTCGTACACGGCCTCGCCTCATGGTTCGACCTTGATTTCCAGCCGAGGCCAGCGCCGGGGGGGGTGGAAGGAGATGTCAACTGGGATTTCCCGGTGGTGCCGTCTGCGTCTTTGGGGGGTAATGCGTGGCAGTGGATGACGCAGCAGGAGCAGCCGTTGAATCCTGGACCCACCCCGGCTCCACCAGCGGATGGGCTCACCGTCACTCTTTCAACAGGACCCAACGGTGAGTCGCAGTTGGCGTGTGTTTTAGGTGATTTGAGTGTTGACGTGTGGTGTTTGGGAACAGTCCCTCGGACACACTGGCA ACAAGCGCGACTTCTGCTGCCTGAACCGCTCGCAGTGAACAAGGGCGAACGTCTCACCGGTTCGATCCACTTTAAAGTCAACGACGCGCGGTCATACGATCTTACCTTGGACCTGGAAGTAGACCGTCCGGGAGGAGCGGAATGGGATCGGAATCCGTTGAAGAGGAGGGCAACGTATGCTTTGCAGCAGCAATGTTTCAA CTATTCGTATAACCCTGATGCGAATATGGGTGCACTGGGATTCGGCGGCATGGCTGCGTGA
- a CDS encoding Phenylalanyl-tRNA synthetase, putative (Similar to TIGR gene model, INSD accession AAW42606.1), producing the protein MAAVVSPPVRARLALLRPRALPGRRFQSSGPPAYVIAGERYPRDAHSNTPPSILAKTGRNLHLQPAHPLSILRQIIQEHFAAYTPLTPRSPAVSVWQNFDELGFPPDHPGRSPSDSYYLNKHHMLRTHTSAHEVESYRRGLDRWLLSADVYRRDEIDASHYPVFHQMEGTHVWPLAELHTLPALNAQLEASLAACPIRIEDDTRISPSNPYQPTHDPVHAAEITRHLKHSLNSLIFRLFGHITKTNQGEPLRVRWIEAYFPFTTPSYEVEVWWEGEWLELLGCGVVMQKTLDEAGVPDKAGWAFGLGLERLSMVLFSIPDIRLFWTTDQRFHSQFSQGQITTFKPYSRYPECYKDMSFWLPVGSIASAGQVDSAGGASAAGGKGRVFHENDYYEIVREVAGDLVETVSLIDEFTHPKTNRQSRCYRLNYRHMDRSLSNEEVNALQEEVQKRVVDEMGIEMR; encoded by the exons ATGGCCGCCGTCGTCTCTCCCCCTGTGCGCGCGCGACTGGCGCTTCTCCGCCCCCGCGCGCTTCCCGGCCGCCGCTTCCAGTCCAGCGGCCCCCCCGCATACGTGATCGCCGGCGAGCGCTACCCCCGGGACGCACACTCGAACACCCCCCCCTCCATCCTCGCCAAGACGGGCCGCAACCTCCACCTGCAGCCGGCCCACCCGCTCTCCATCCTGCGCCAGATCATCCAGGAACACTTTGCGGCATACACCCCGCTCACCCCCCGCTCCCCCGCCGTGTCCGTGTGGCAGAACTTTGACGAGCTCGGCTTCCCCCCGGACCACCCCGGCCGCAGCCCCTCGGACAGCTACTACCTCAACAAACACCACATGCTGCGCACACACACCAGCGCACACGAGGTGGAGAGCTACCGCCGAGGACTCGACAGGTGGCTCCTCAGCGCAGACGTGTACCGGCGAGACGAGATCGACGCATCCCACTACCCCGTCTTCCACCAGATGGAGGGCACACACGTCTGGCCCCTCGCCGAGCTCCATACCCTCCCCGCACTCAACGCCCAGCTCGAAGCCTCCCTCGCAGCGTGCCCCATCCGCATCGAGGACGACACCCGCATCTCGCCGTCCAACCCGTACCAGCCCACGCACGACCCCGTCCACGCCGCCGAAATCACGAGACACCTCAAGCACTCGCTCAACAGCCTCATCTTCCGTCTCTTTGGGCACATCACCAAAACCAACCAAGGGGAACCGCTGCGCGTCCGGTGGATCGAAGCGTATTTCCCATTCACCACCCCGAGCTACGAGGTCGAAGTGTGGTGGGAGGGCGAATGGCTCGAACTGCTAGGCTGCGGCGTCGTCATGCAGAAAACGCTCGACGAAGCCGGCGTGCCCGACAAGGCAGGCTGGGCATTCGGACTCGGCCTCGAACGGCTTTCCATGgtcctcttctccatccccGATATCCGTCTGTTCTGGACCACAGACCAGCGTTTCCACTCGCAGTTCTCACAGGGACAGATCACGACCTTTAAGCCGTACAGTCGGTACCCGGAATGTTATAAAGATATGAGTTTCTGGTTACCCGTTGGGTCTATCGCAAGTGCAGGTCAAGTTGACAGCGCGGGTGGGGCGAGCGCAGCCGGTGGGAAGGGGCGAGTGTTCCATGAGAATGATTATTATGAAATCGTCCGTGAAGTCGCAGGTGACCTCGTCGAGACTGTCTCTCTT ATTGACGAATTCACACACCCAAAAACTAACCGCCAATCAAGATGCTACAGGCTCAACTACAGGCACATGGATAGGTCGTTATCAAACGAAGAAGTGAATGCGTTGCAAGAAGAGGTACAGAAGAGGGTCGTGGACGAGATGGGGATCGAGATGCGCTAA
- a CDS encoding Mitogen-activated protein kinase, putative (Similar to TIGR gene model, INSD accession AAW42642.1) gives MADFVKLSIFGTVFEVTTRYVDLQPVGMGAFGLVCSAKDQLSGTSVAIKKIMKPFSTPVLSKRTYRELKLLKHLRHENIISLSDIFISPLEDIYFVTELLGTDLHRLLTSRPLEKQFIQYFLYQILRGLKYVHSAGVVHRDLKPSNILVNENCDLKICDFGLARIQDPQMTGYVSTRYYRAPEIMLTWQKYDVAVDIWSTGCIFAEMLEGKPLFPGKDHVNQFSIITELLGTPPDDVIQTIASENTLRFVQSLPKREKVPFSTKFPNADPVSLDLLEKMLVFDPRTRISAAEGLAHEYLAPYHDPTDEPVAAEVFDWSFNDADLPVDTWKVMMYSEILDFHNLGDISQNEAEGPVTGEVSAAPAS, from the exons ATGGCCGATTTTGTCAAGCTCTCCATCTTTGGAACC GTTTTTGAGGTTACCACGCGTTATGTCGACCTCCAACCTGTTGGTATGGGCGCTTTTGGTCTCGTCTG TTCCGCCAAAGATCAGCTCTCTGGAACTTCTGTGGCTATCAAGAAGATTATGAAGCCCTTTTCAACCCCCGTTCTTTCCAAGAGGACTTATCGAGAACTCAAGCTTCTCAAGCATTTGAGACATGAGAACATTATCTCTCTTAGTGACATTTTCATTTCACCTCTCGAAGATAT CTACTTTGTCACCGAGCTTCTCGGTACCGACCTTCATCGACTCCTTACCTCTCGCCCTCTTGAGAAACAATTCATCCAATACTTCCTTTACCAAATCCTCCGTGGTCTCAAGTATGTCCATTCTGCCGGTGTGGTCCACCGAGACCTGAAGCCGTCAAACATTCTCGTCAACGAGAACTGTGACTTGAAAATTTGTGACTTTGGCCTTGCGAGGATCCAAGACCCTCAGATGACTGGTTATGTTTCCACGAGGTATTACCGAGCACCTGAGATCATGTTGACATGGCAAAAGTATGATGTCGCGG TTGACATTTGGAGTACCGGTTGTATCTTTGCGGAGATGCTGGAGGGCAAGCCATTATTCCCTGGAAAGGATCACGTGAACCAATTCTCAATCATCACCGAATTGCTTGGTACCCCGCCGGACGATGTCATCCAAACTATTGCCTCTGAAAACACGCTTCGCTTTGTCCAGAGTCTGCCCAAGCGCGAAAAGGTCCCATTTTCCACCAAGTTCCCCAATGCCGATCCTGTTTCTCTTGATTTGTTAGAGAAGATGCTGGTGTTTGACCCTCGTACCCGTATATCCGCCGCGGAGGGTCTCGCGCACGAGTACCTCGCGCCGTACCACGATCCTACCGATGAGCCTGTTGCTGCAGAGGTGTTTGATTGGAGTTTTAACGATGCGGATTTGCCGGTGGATACGTGGAAGGTGATGATGTATAGTGAAATCCTTG ATTTCCACAACCTCGGCGATATTTCCCAGAACGAAGCAGAGGGGCCTGTCACTGGCGAAGTCTCGGCTGCTCCTGCTAGCTAG
- a CDS encoding Hypothetical protein (Similar to SGTC gene model, INSD accession EAL21921.1; CNBC0620) yields the protein MASVKIFSLAVKTLAKPIANTIKAQATHADLVVFNYRHETFRNICIGLAQRMHRTEARMRMGLLNQEAGNIKPLNDTRAIQNGATTLAETFLFFVGAGLIVGESVRSSRKDTRRRDQVQDRLETLEEEVKRLSEQLEKDNQNGVKGIDEIRERSERMEQVLSTIVNNGVKAGWTALGHNEGEGLVREGQVSKILAESSGQSPEISVE from the exons ATGGCCTCTGTTAAGATTTTCAGTTTGGCTGTAAAG ACATTGGCAAAGCCGATAGCCAATACTATTAAAGCTCAAGCTACCCA TGCTGACTTGGTTGTTTTCAACTATAGACATGAGACTTTCCGCAACATATGCATTGGCCTCGCTCAGAGGATGCATAGGACAGAAgcgaggatgaggatgggGTTGTTGAACCAGGAAGCTGGAAATATCAAGCCTTTGAACGATACGAG AGCGATCCAGAACGGCGCTACAACGTTAGCAGAAAcgttcctcttcttcgtcggTGCAGGTCTGATAGTAGGCGAATCCGTGCGGTCGTCGCGGAAAGATACAAGGCGGCGAGATCAAGTGCAAGATCGGTTAGAAACCCTAGAAGAGGAGGTGAAGCGTCTAAGCGAGCAGCTGGAGAAGGACAATCAGAATGGGGTGAAGGGGATCGATGAAATTCGGGAACG GAGTGAGAGAATGGAGCAAGTGCTAAGCACGATTGTCAACAATGGAGTAAAGGCGGGGTGGACAGCATTAGGTCATAACGAAGGAGAAGGTCTAGTGCGAGAAGGACAGGTGTCGAAGATCTTGGCGGAGTCTAGTGGGCAATCGCCAGAAATAAGCGTAGAGTAA